A single window of Magnetococcus marinus MC-1 DNA harbors:
- the pepN gene encoding aminopeptidase N, whose translation MSQRKVHNLKAYRPPHFLVEQVTLTFELDPSATRVEALTHFKRHPDAPTDAPLQLHGEELQPELLEIVGQQERPHYHIENDRLTLTPPAESFTLRCVTRIAPDKNSALDGLYISGGMFCTQCEAEGFRKITYYPDRPDVMAKFRVTLIAEAQQYPILLSNGDKVATADLGDGRHSATYEDPYPKPSYLFALVAGDLALLEDHYTTAEGRKVTLQLYSEHHSIDQCGHAMQALKKAMQWEESRYGLSYDLNTYMIVAVGNFNMGAMENKGLNIFNTKYVLAAPHVATDAEYEAVEGVIAHEYFHNWTGNRITCRDWFQLSLKEGLTVYRDQSFSADIVSGSVQRIQDVRLLRNHQFPEDAGPTAHPVQPESYIEINNFYTSTIYNKGAEVIRMLETLLGWPIFRQGMDLYVARHDGQAATVEQFICCMEDASGRDLGQFRLWYVQAGTPELTFNSLYYPESQRYVLNVTQVCPPTPGQLSKAPMHIPIRMALLDPDGQPQSLKLVDGEQVLGAETVLELTTGEATYTFEGVSKAPTPSLMRGFSAPVKWDAALDREALAFLWANDNDPFNRWESGQILAVETILDMVGLTQQNGELPDLPESFAHAFETIIKDGKSEPALLALSLSLPTTGYIMDRMDKADPHLVYRVRQHVRQAVASRFRPLFLSLYGRHYSDEPYHYSPANAGARALKNLALDYLLENPEPTVLALAHKQFHQADNITDWLGAYGPLLRCGSPSSSELTHILYTRCKDSANALDKWFSTQVTMVAGPEALSLAKALTQHPDFSWSTPNKVRAVVGSFSGANPTAFHAIDGSGYGFLQEVIAQLDEKNPQLAARLCTYFTRWRRMVPELSQPMQNALQRLLDTPNLSNDTYEIVSKSLAEAGIKG comes from the coding sequence ATGTCCCAACGCAAGGTGCACAATCTAAAAGCGTATCGCCCCCCCCATTTTTTAGTGGAACAGGTGACGTTAACCTTTGAGTTGGATCCCTCAGCAACCCGCGTGGAGGCGTTGACCCACTTTAAGCGCCATCCCGATGCCCCCACGGATGCCCCCTTGCAGCTGCATGGTGAAGAGCTGCAACCGGAGCTGTTGGAGATTGTCGGTCAGCAAGAGAGGCCCCACTATCATATTGAAAATGATCGCCTCACCCTTACTCCACCGGCTGAGTCTTTTACCCTGCGCTGTGTAACCCGTATTGCGCCAGATAAAAACAGTGCTTTAGATGGCCTATATATCTCTGGGGGCATGTTTTGCACCCAGTGCGAAGCCGAAGGGTTTCGTAAAATCACCTACTACCCTGACCGCCCCGATGTGATGGCCAAATTCCGTGTTACCTTGATCGCGGAGGCCCAACAATACCCCATTTTATTAAGCAATGGCGACAAAGTAGCCACCGCCGACTTGGGGGATGGCCGCCATAGCGCCACCTATGAGGACCCCTATCCCAAACCCAGCTATCTGTTTGCTTTGGTGGCGGGGGATCTGGCACTGTTGGAGGACCACTACACCACCGCCGAAGGGCGCAAGGTGACGCTACAGCTCTACTCGGAGCACCACAGCATTGACCAATGCGGGCACGCTATGCAGGCGCTGAAAAAGGCCATGCAGTGGGAGGAGTCCCGCTATGGCCTCAGCTATGATCTCAATACCTACATGATCGTTGCTGTGGGTAATTTTAATATGGGCGCCATGGAGAATAAGGGGCTCAACATTTTCAATACCAAATATGTGTTGGCTGCGCCCCATGTGGCGACCGATGCCGAATATGAAGCGGTTGAAGGGGTGATTGCCCACGAATATTTTCACAACTGGACCGGCAACCGCATCACCTGTCGTGACTGGTTCCAGTTAAGCCTGAAAGAGGGCTTAACCGTCTACCGGGATCAATCTTTCTCGGCAGATATCGTCTCTGGCTCGGTGCAACGTATTCAGGATGTACGCCTGCTACGCAACCATCAGTTTCCCGAAGATGCCGGTCCAACGGCCCATCCGGTCCAGCCAGAATCCTACATTGAGATCAACAACTTCTACACCAGCACCATTTACAACAAGGGTGCCGAAGTGATCCGTATGCTAGAGACCCTGCTCGGTTGGCCGATCTTTCGCCAAGGCATGGATCTGTATGTGGCCCGGCACGATGGTCAAGCGGCCACCGTTGAGCAGTTCATCTGCTGTATGGAAGATGCCTCTGGGCGTGATTTGGGCCAATTTCGGCTCTGGTATGTGCAGGCGGGCACCCCTGAACTGACCTTCAACTCCCTTTACTATCCCGAAAGCCAACGCTACGTGCTGAACGTCACGCAGGTCTGCCCCCCAACACCGGGGCAATTGAGCAAAGCCCCCATGCATATACCCATTCGCATGGCATTGCTGGATCCCGACGGCCAGCCTCAATCTCTTAAGCTGGTGGATGGGGAACAGGTGCTGGGGGCAGAGACCGTGCTGGAACTCACCACCGGTGAGGCTACCTACACCTTTGAAGGGGTTAGCAAGGCCCCTACCCCCTCCTTAATGCGGGGTTTTTCAGCCCCGGTTAAGTGGGATGCCGCATTGGATCGTGAAGCACTGGCGTTTTTATGGGCCAACGACAATGACCCCTTTAATCGGTGGGAGTCGGGCCAAATTTTAGCGGTCGAGACCATTTTAGACATGGTGGGGCTCACCCAACAGAATGGCGAACTGCCTGACCTTCCCGAAAGCTTTGCCCACGCCTTTGAGACCATCATCAAGGATGGCAAAAGCGAGCCTGCTCTGCTGGCTCTCTCGCTAAGCCTGCCGACCACCGGCTATATTATGGATCGCATGGATAAAGCCGATCCCCATCTTGTTTACCGGGTTAGACAGCATGTTCGACAAGCGGTAGCCAGTCGTTTTCGGCCCCTTTTTCTCAGCCTGTATGGCCGCCATTATAGCGATGAACCTTATCATTATAGCCCAGCTAACGCGGGGGCTCGTGCGCTTAAAAATCTGGCTTTGGATTATCTGTTGGAAAATCCCGAACCCACGGTGCTGGCACTGGCCCATAAGCAGTTTCACCAAGCGGACAATATCACCGACTGGCTGGGGGCCTATGGACCCTTACTACGGTGCGGCAGCCCCTCCTCCAGCGAGCTTACCCATATCCTTTATACGCGCTGTAAGGATTCGGCCAATGCCCTGGATAAGTGGTTCTCCACTCAGGTGACCATGGTCGCTGGGCCAGAGGCACTCTCTCTTGCCAAGGCCCTCACCCAACATCCCGATTTTTCTTGGAGCACCCCCAATAAGGTACGCGCTGTGGTGGGTAGTTTTAGTGGGGCCAACCCCACAGCCTTTCACGCCATAGATGGCTCCGGGTATGGCTTTTTGCAAGAGGTCATCGCCCAACTGGATGAGAAAAACCCCCAATTGGCTGCCCGTTTATGCACCTATTTTACCCGTTGGCGGCGCATGGTGCCGGAGCTCTCCCAACCGATGCAAAACGCCTTGCAACGGCTGTTGGATACCCCCAATCTCTCCAATGACACCTATGAGATTGTGAGCAAGAGTTTGGCTGAGGCGGGGATAAAAGGTTGA
- a CDS encoding PilZ domain-containing protein, whose translation MSENIENHAGGAADVARQEERKPFVTELIFYASDGTVYTGHTTDVSLSGAFLHTQLPEHAKLSSGDEGVVELTLEKAGNRYTMSFPCKVARITPAGIGLFFDEVDEEGDALDHGAIEL comes from the coding sequence ATGTCTGAAAATATAGAAAATCATGCAGGGGGGGCTGCGGATGTAGCCCGCCAAGAAGAACGCAAGCCGTTTGTCACCGAACTGATCTTCTACGCCTCCGATGGTACCGTCTATACGGGACATACCACCGATGTGAGTCTGAGCGGCGCTTTTCTACACACCCAACTGCCAGAGCATGCCAAACTGAGCAGTGGGGATGAAGGGGTGGTTGAATTGACCCTGGAAAAGGCGGGCAACCGCTATACCATGTCCTTTCCCTGCAAAGTCGCCCGCATCACCCCAGCCGGTATCGGTCTTTTTTTTGATGAGGTGGATGAAGAGGGCGATGCGCTGGATCATGGAGCCATCGAGCTTTAA
- a CDS encoding bifunctional serine/threonine-protein kinase/formylglycine-generating enzyme family protein: MASKFNDSLPDGAQILWYEIVKVLGKGGFGITYLAKDTNLDQLVAIKEYLPSAFASRDQSESVQPNSPEAEETFRWGLDRFLGEARTLARFRHPHIVRVLSFFENNNTAYMVMEFAEGKGLDAILKQRKTLTENQLRQLLLPLLSALETLHETGFIHRDLKPANILIRRDGKPVILDFGSARQALGQTDQHMTSLLTLGYSPFEQYDSSGSRQGPWTDIYAMGAVLYHAVTGKKPMDAALRINAKLRNQPDPMIRAVDVAKDRYNPAFLENIDLALQVLETDRPQSVSEWKAKLFEGQTLPASPAPRTAATASSPAKAQPQTQSPAMALPSATQPTATAKVSAPPAQIEPSRVVAPAGQPLSPPAVDSPQVELAAPQESLPPAAQAAIPPAQDAAQDAGSGSDAVPPKKAKKKNAWRSFVASINEFGTLSNNSGVAPTHAAEGKAAAVTTPEPKPAAFVVPQAREPLPSHPQPGTVWQEPITELNFVWIPSGLFQMGSNKGVLGWRSDESPVHAVELDGFWIAQHAVTWAAWNKVHHADVGKQRKNMDDGLPASGIGWEDAQSFLRNFTRMSGSGLNMGLPTEAQWEYAARAGCDSQFHFGDDMSELHNYAWYNQNSGDVPHPVGMLQANAWGLYDMLGNTWEWVEDWYGDDIYKKGAHGVRNPIGAPFGEFRICRGGSWRSTVKACRVAYRNRVSPTSKSSTLGFRLVLRPNAS, encoded by the coding sequence ATGGCATCTAAGTTTAACGATTCGCTCCCAGATGGTGCGCAGATCCTCTGGTATGAGATTGTCAAAGTCCTGGGAAAAGGGGGCTTTGGTATTACTTATCTTGCCAAAGACACCAATTTAGATCAGTTGGTGGCGATTAAGGAATATCTTCCGTCAGCCTTTGCCAGCCGTGATCAGAGCGAATCTGTTCAGCCCAACTCGCCTGAAGCAGAGGAGACCTTTCGTTGGGGGCTGGATCGTTTTTTGGGCGAAGCCCGCACCTTGGCTCGCTTTCGACACCCCCACATTGTGCGGGTGCTAAGTTTTTTTGAAAACAATAACACCGCCTATATGGTCATGGAGTTTGCCGAGGGCAAGGGCTTAGATGCCATCCTTAAACAGCGTAAAACCCTTACTGAAAATCAATTGCGTCAGCTCTTGTTACCTCTGTTGTCCGCGTTAGAAACCCTGCATGAAACCGGCTTTATCCACCGTGATCTCAAACCTGCCAACATTCTAATCCGCAGGGATGGTAAACCGGTTATTCTGGATTTTGGTTCGGCGCGGCAGGCGCTGGGGCAGACCGATCAACATATGACCAGCCTGCTGACCTTGGGTTACTCCCCTTTTGAACAATACGATAGTAGCGGTTCGCGGCAAGGTCCTTGGACCGATATCTATGCTATGGGGGCTGTGCTTTACCATGCTGTAACGGGCAAAAAACCCATGGATGCCGCGTTGCGCATCAATGCCAAGCTACGCAACCAGCCCGACCCCATGATCCGCGCGGTGGATGTGGCCAAAGATCGTTATAATCCTGCGTTTCTGGAAAACATTGATCTCGCTTTGCAAGTGTTAGAAACCGATCGCCCCCAGTCGGTCAGTGAATGGAAAGCGAAGCTGTTTGAGGGGCAAACCTTGCCTGCATCACCGGCGCCTCGGACGGCTGCAACGGCGTCATCACCGGCGAAGGCTCAGCCACAGACACAGAGCCCGGCGATGGCCCTGCCATCGGCAACGCAACCCACGGCCACAGCCAAAGTGTCAGCCCCCCCTGCACAGATCGAGCCCAGCCGAGTTGTGGCCCCTGCTGGGCAACCGCTCTCACCGCCAGCGGTAGATTCCCCCCAGGTCGAGCTTGCCGCTCCCCAAGAGAGCCTTCCACCAGCCGCCCAAGCGGCCATCCCACCTGCTCAAGATGCGGCGCAAGATGCCGGTTCGGGCAGTGATGCGGTGCCCCCTAAAAAGGCTAAAAAGAAAAATGCTTGGCGCAGTTTTGTGGCCTCTATCAACGAATTTGGCACACTATCCAATAATAGTGGGGTTGCGCCTACGCACGCTGCGGAGGGAAAAGCGGCTGCTGTGACCACACCAGAGCCTAAACCGGCTGCCTTTGTCGTCCCACAAGCGCGTGAGCCGCTGCCCAGTCACCCCCAACCTGGCACGGTGTGGCAGGAGCCGATTACAGAACTCAATTTTGTGTGGATTCCTTCTGGTTTGTTCCAGATGGGCAGTAATAAAGGGGTGTTGGGCTGGCGCTCCGACGAGTCACCGGTGCATGCGGTTGAGCTGGATGGTTTTTGGATAGCACAACATGCGGTAACTTGGGCGGCGTGGAATAAAGTGCACCATGCGGATGTTGGCAAGCAGCGTAAAAATATGGACGATGGCTTGCCCGCCTCGGGTATTGGCTGGGAGGATGCCCAGAGTTTTCTGCGTAATTTTACCCGCATGAGTGGCAGTGGCTTGAATATGGGTCTGCCCACCGAAGCCCAGTGGGAGTATGCCGCGCGAGCCGGTTGTGACAGCCAATTTCATTTTGGCGATGATATGTCCGAGCTGCATAACTATGCGTGGTATAACCAAAACTCTGGGGATGTTCCCCACCCGGTAGGTATGTTACAGGCCAATGCTTGGGGTCTGTATGATATGTTGGGTAACACATGGGAATGGGTCGAGGATTGGTACGGGGATGATATTTATAAAAAGGGTGCCCATGGTGTGCGCAACCCCATAGGTGCCCCGTTTGGCGAATTTCGCATCTGTCGTGGGGGGAGCTGGCGTAGCACGGTCAAAGCCTGCCGGGTCGCCTATCGGAACCGGGTCTCCCCAACCTCCAAAAGTAGCACCTTGGGTTTCCGTTTGGTCTTGCGTCCAAACGCCTCTTAG
- a CDS encoding glycosyltransferase family 4 protein, whose amino-acid sequence MVTAPRPLHIVHTEASMGWGGQEIRILTESKGLMERGHRVSVLCAEGSLLQQQAADYGVVVTPLPIGRKGWRGLRAISRWLREHEPDVIVTHSSTDSWLTALAARLRSRPIPVIRLRHISAPVTKNLPTKWLYGTLSQHVITTGELICDMLVEYNGLPREHVTAIPTGIDLEQFQPGEQRQARAAVGLPEDLFIIGIVATLRSWKGHLYLFDAFSKMATPNMRLLVVGDGPEGPDYRKHVHQLGIQEQVLMVGQQRDVVPWLRAMDLFCLPSYANEGVPQALMQAMACGLPCVTTTAGSMGEIVYHGRNGLLVPPKRSDLLAQVLLNLAEDPVQRDLLATQAAQDAKRQFGLSHMLARMEQQFYAVLP is encoded by the coding sequence ATGGTGACGGCACCACGACCCCTGCATATTGTCCATACCGAAGCCTCCATGGGTTGGGGAGGACAGGAAATTCGCATCCTAACGGAATCCAAGGGGTTAATGGAGCGTGGGCATCGGGTTTCTGTTCTCTGTGCCGAGGGTTCTTTGCTTCAGCAACAGGCGGCAGATTATGGAGTGGTGGTGACACCGCTACCCATAGGGCGCAAGGGGTGGCGGGGGCTTCGCGCCATTTCCCGTTGGTTGCGTGAGCATGAGCCGGATGTGATTGTCACCCACAGCTCTACGGATAGTTGGTTAACGGCTTTGGCGGCGCGTTTGCGGTCGCGGCCCATTCCGGTTATCCGGTTGCGGCATATCTCGGCCCCAGTGACAAAAAATCTCCCCACCAAGTGGCTGTATGGCACCCTAAGCCAGCATGTTATTACCACCGGCGAGCTCATCTGTGACATGTTGGTGGAGTATAATGGGCTGCCCAGGGAGCATGTGACCGCCATACCGACAGGCATTGACTTGGAACAGTTTCAACCAGGCGAGCAAAGGCAGGCACGGGCCGCTGTGGGCTTGCCAGAGGATCTGTTTATTATTGGCATTGTCGCGACCTTGCGCAGTTGGAAGGGGCATCTCTATCTTTTTGATGCTTTTTCTAAAATGGCCACCCCCAACATGCGCCTGTTGGTGGTGGGGGATGGGCCAGAAGGGCCGGATTATCGGAAACATGTGCATCAATTAGGCATACAGGAGCAGGTCTTGATGGTCGGGCAGCAGCGGGATGTGGTGCCTTGGCTGCGTGCGATGGATCTGTTTTGTCTGCCCTCCTATGCCAATGAAGGGGTGCCCCAGGCGTTGATGCAGGCCATGGCTTGTGGTTTGCCCTGCGTCACGACCACCGCAGGCAGCATGGGCGAAATCGTCTACCATGGTCGCAATGGGCTGTTGGTGCCACCCAAGCGCAGCGATCTGCTGGCGCAAGTGCTGCTCAATTTGGCGGAGGATCCGGTTCAGCGGGATCTGCTTGCCACCCAGGCGGCGCAGGATGCCAAACGGCAGTTCGGGCTGAGCCATATGTTGGCGCGTATGGAACAGCAATTCTACGCTGTTTTACCATAA
- a CDS encoding YbaN family protein, which yields MRVRRGWSRHLMVALGWLFFGLGVVGVFLPVMPTTPFMVLALWAFAKGDGKLYRWLYHHVWFGPPLQRWQRWGVIPTRAKMAAIGTMLVSAGFLLWLPGMAVWLKGLVLALMFAAMVFVWSRPSAPPTEPLL from the coding sequence ATGCGTGTTCGCAGGGGTTGGTCACGGCACCTGATGGTAGCGTTGGGATGGCTGTTTTTTGGGCTGGGGGTAGTGGGGGTTTTTTTGCCTGTTATGCCCACCACCCCTTTTATGGTGTTGGCCTTATGGGCCTTTGCCAAAGGGGATGGCAAGCTTTACCGGTGGCTTTATCACCACGTTTGGTTTGGCCCCCCGCTACAGCGTTGGCAGCGCTGGGGGGTGATTCCCACGCGGGCTAAAATGGCGGCCATTGGGACGATGCTGGTGAGTGCGGGTTTCTTGCTCTGGCTACCGGGTATGGCCGTTTGGTTAAAGGGGTTGGTGCTGGCACTTATGTTTGCGGCGATGGTGTTTGTTTGGAGCCGTCCCAGCGCACCGCCTACCGAACCTTTGTTATAG
- a CDS encoding DUF1015 domain-containing protein, which yields MSQLALVQPFQGWRPLREHVSRVAAPPYDVLNSDEARAMAEDNPYSFLRVSKAEINLPVGTSPYDAAVYQKAAENFAALKQQGILVQDPQPCYYVYRLIMDGRAQTGVVAAASVQAYDSDRIKKHEFTRPDKENDRTEFAWQLKAHSGPVFLTYRHNVRIDNLVNKVCAGEPIYDFTAPDGIQHTLWVSADAADNQQITEAFDALAHVYVADGHHRSAAASRVHRRFVEEGLGRDDEEAPHNRFLSVLFPDNQMRILDYNRVVKDLGGLSRAAFLERLGEAFEITPQRVPCTPNQRRTFGMYLEGVWYKLVLKAEIADPEDPTKRLDVSLLSDHLLAPILGIEDLRRDARIDFVGGIRGMAGLMARVDSGEMAVAFSMCATTMDDLMAVADDGQVMPPKSTWFEPKLRDGLVTQGF from the coding sequence ATGTCGCAACTGGCCCTGGTGCAACCCTTCCAAGGATGGCGACCCCTGCGGGAGCATGTTTCACGCGTTGCAGCCCCCCCTTATGATGTTCTTAATTCCGATGAAGCTCGGGCAATGGCTGAGGATAATCCCTATTCGTTTCTTAGGGTCTCCAAAGCGGAGATTAATCTACCGGTGGGTACCTCACCTTATGATGCAGCGGTTTACCAAAAGGCCGCTGAAAATTTTGCGGCACTTAAACAGCAGGGCATTTTGGTGCAGGATCCGCAACCCTGTTATTATGTCTATCGGTTGATTATGGATGGCCGTGCGCAGACCGGTGTGGTGGCCGCCGCTTCGGTGCAGGCCTATGACAGCGACCGCATTAAAAAGCATGAATTTACCCGCCCAGACAAAGAAAATGACCGGACCGAATTTGCTTGGCAGCTCAAGGCACACTCTGGCCCTGTGTTTCTGACCTACCGCCATAATGTCCGTATAGACAATTTGGTCAATAAGGTGTGTGCGGGCGAGCCGATCTACGATTTTACGGCGCCGGATGGTATTCAGCATACCCTCTGGGTTAGTGCCGATGCTGCGGATAACCAGCAGATTACCGAGGCTTTTGATGCTTTAGCACATGTCTACGTGGCCGATGGCCACCACCGCAGTGCAGCAGCCTCGCGGGTGCACCGCCGATTTGTGGAGGAGGGGCTTGGACGGGATGATGAAGAGGCCCCGCACAACCGCTTTTTATCGGTTCTTTTTCCCGACAATCAGATGCGTATCCTTGACTACAACCGGGTGGTGAAAGATTTGGGCGGGCTTAGTCGTGCGGCCTTTTTAGAGCGGCTTGGAGAGGCTTTTGAGATAACCCCCCAACGTGTGCCTTGCACCCCTAATCAGCGCCGTACCTTTGGTATGTATCTGGAGGGAGTGTGGTACAAACTGGTCTTAAAAGCCGAGATTGCCGATCCTGAGGATCCCACCAAACGGTTGGATGTTAGTCTGTTGAGCGACCATCTGTTAGCGCCCATTTTGGGTATTGAGGATCTGCGTCGGGACGCCCGTATTGATTTTGTAGGGGGTATCCGGGGTATGGCGGGTTTGATGGCGCGGGTAGATAGCGGTGAGATGGCGGTGGCTTTTTCCATGTGTGCCACCACCATGGATGATCTCATGGCGGTGGCCGATGATGGTCAGGTTATGCCCCCTAAGTCCACGTGGTTTGAGCCTAAACTGCGGGATGGTCTGGTAACACAGGGCTTTTAA
- a CDS encoding phosphate/phosphite/phosphonate ABC transporter substrate-binding protein — MRLFRHPPWLILLVVLLACNSTLVLAAEPLIMGVFPRRNATTTYQMFTPLTNYLATHLGRPVRLITSKDFPSFWQLVEREELDLVHFNQLHYLRAHHAHGYNALAMNEEFGSSTIRGALVVRRQSGITHLSDLRGKTIIFGGGRSAMMSYVLPMHLLANAGLYKKDFTTRFAVNPPNAVLALVHKQAEAAGTGDVILNLPTVRSRVNTDDLTILARSAPVPHLPWATRGSMAPALRDQLRNILTTMKQDKNGGKVLQHAMLTNFISANDASFDPHREIVKQVLGEDL; from the coding sequence ATGCGACTCTTCCGTCATCCCCCATGGTTAATCCTGCTGGTGGTACTGCTGGCCTGTAACAGCACCCTCGTTTTGGCAGCGGAACCCCTGATCATGGGCGTTTTCCCGCGCCGCAACGCCACCACCACTTACCAGATGTTTACCCCACTGACAAACTATCTAGCGACCCACCTAGGTCGGCCTGTGCGCTTAATCACCTCTAAAGATTTCCCCAGTTTTTGGCAGCTGGTTGAGCGGGAAGAGCTTGATCTGGTGCACTTTAACCAGCTCCACTACCTGCGTGCGCACCATGCGCATGGCTACAACGCACTCGCCATGAATGAAGAGTTTGGCTCAAGCACCATTCGCGGTGCCTTGGTGGTGCGCCGTCAATCCGGAATCACCCATTTGTCTGATCTTCGTGGCAAAACCATTATTTTCGGCGGTGGTCGCTCAGCTATGATGAGCTACGTACTCCCCATGCATCTGCTCGCTAACGCAGGTCTTTATAAAAAAGATTTTACCACACGCTTTGCCGTCAATCCGCCCAATGCGGTATTGGCATTGGTGCATAAACAGGCCGAAGCAGCCGGTACCGGAGATGTCATTTTAAATTTGCCCACCGTAAGATCACGGGTCAACACGGACGATTTAACCATTTTAGCCCGCAGTGCGCCGGTGCCCCACTTACCCTGGGCAACCCGTGGTAGCATGGCCCCTGCTTTGCGTGACCAATTAAGAAATATTTTGACCACCATGAAACAGGATAAAAATGGTGGTAAAGTGTTGCAGCATGCTATGCTTACCAACTTTATAAGTGCTAATGATGCCAGCTTTGACCCCCACCGTGAAATCGTCAAACAGGTTTTGGGAGAAGATCTTTAA